One Fusarium poae strain DAOMC 252244 chromosome 4, whole genome shotgun sequence DNA window includes the following coding sequences:
- a CDS encoding hypothetical protein (BUSCO:42736at5125) encodes MRVGASRASAPTTRKFLPPVATVLSQRNFSNSSSRSLLQGIGKSMAEPYRVLGATEQLFKASSKAADYHITEKERKEDHVKLAEDGEEIGHSLNPESPWHHTFKLPPTFSTWSHVTMLHLYLINTRIRCFDREGFHNWQHQLTDHFFFECEKKMHIDHHITSSALRQRYLKDIFVQWRGLLLAYDEGLIKGDAMLASAIWRNLFKGSPDADPRALLAIVGWMRSTLLQFEAVSDNNLPAQLPSIMAKPVDVFWTRLEKQLSGQQEDSIPASEPVKEAETVPTGAAKVSTN; translated from the exons ATGCGAGTCGGCGCATCACGAGCCTCAGCACCTACGACAAGAAAGTTTTTGCCGCCCGTTGCAACTGTGCTTTCTCAACGAAATTTCAGTAATTCGAGCTCAAGGAGTCTCCTTCAGGGTATCGGAAAGTCGATGGCCGAGCCGTATCGTGTCCTAGGTGCTACAGAGCAGTTATTCAAGGCTTCCTCCAAGGCAGCTGATTACCACATTACTGAGAAGGAGCGCAAGGAGGACCATGTAAAGCTTGCAGAGGATGGCGAGGAGATTGGACATTCTCTAAACCCTGAGAGCCCCTGGCATCACA CCTTCAAGCTTCCTCCCACCTTTAGCACTTGGTCCCATGTCACTATGCTGCACCTCTACCTAATCAACACCCGAATACGCTGCTTCGACCGCGAGGGCTTCCACAACTGGCAGCACCAGCTCACAGATCACTTCTTCTTCGAGTGCGAGAAGAAGATGCACATCGACCACCACATCACATCGAGTGCCCTGCGACAACGATACCTCAAGGACATTTTTGTCCAGTGGCGTGGTCTTCTCCTGGCGTACGACGAGGGTCTGATCAAGGGCGATGCTATGTTGGCGAGCGCTATCTGGCGAAACCTGTTCAAGGGCTCACCTGACGCTGATCCCAGGGCTCTGCTTGCCATTGTGGGATGGATGCGATCGACACTGCTTCAGTTTGAGGCTGTCTCGGATAATAACCTCCCTGCACAAttaccatccatcatggcgAAGCCGGTCGATGTGTTCTGGACGAGATTGGAGAAGCAGCTGAGTGGACAGCAGGAAGACAGTATTCCTGCTTCAGAGCCTGTAAAGGAGGCCGAGACTGTACCAACAGGAGCAGCCAAGGTGTCAACGAACTAA
- a CDS encoding hypothetical protein (BUSCO:40365at5125), which translates to MVSKKPVALIVGASRGIGRQVAIDLASNGYAVVVAAKTISDPSNLPSPFPPDPNSSASTITTVAHEISSAGGDATAIQVDVRYPESIDSLISQTITTYGRLDVLVYNSGAIFWAPVSSTPLKRFQLMQRVNPEGLYATIQAALPHLPSTGRIVVVSPPIYSRFFRGKTAYAVGKVGMSVLTKGLAMDFERQGKNDMAITSIWPAVAIESAATDQFTRKNPEEANDLRKATIFSDAILAILQASPSVVNGELLLDEDFLREHAGVKDFSKYNVVPGTAPRRIMPASLPDLTVVEQADEGKRDVNLCGHA; encoded by the exons ATGGTATCCAAAAAGCCTGTCGCTCTAATTGTTGGTGCATCCAGGGGCATCGGTCGTCAAGTTGCCATCGACCTCGCCTCTAATGGCTATGCCG TCGTTGTCGCCGCAAAAACCATCAGTGACCCTTCAAATCTCCCATCACCTTTTCCACCAGATCCTAATTCATCTGCCTCGACAATCACAACCGTCGCACATGAAATCAGTTCAGCAGGAGGCGACGCCACAGCCATTCAAGTAGATGTTCGCTACCCCGAGAGTATTGACTCCCTGATATCGCAAACCATCACT ACCTATGGTCGTCTGGATGTTCTCGTCTACAACTCGGGTGCCATATTCTGGGCCCCCGTCTCATCAACACCCCTGAAGCGATTTCAACTCATGCAGCGCGTTAATCCAGAAGGATTATACGCAACCATTCAAGCTGCTCTGCCTCATCTACCTTCCACGGGCCGCATTGTAGTCGTCAGCCCTCCCATCTATAGCCGTTTTTTCCGTGGCAAAACAGCTTATGCGGTGGGCAAGGTTGGCATGAGTGTTCTTACAAAAGGCCTTGCCATGGACTTTGAGCGCCAAGGAAAGAATGATATGGCTATTACCTCCATATGGCCCGCTGTG GCCATTGAGTCTGCTGCTACAGACCAGTTCACACGCAAGAACCCAGAAGAAGCCAACGACCTCCGAAAAGCAACCATCTTCTCCGACGCTATTCTCGCCATCCTTCAAGCTTCGCCTTCTGTAGTTAATGGAGAACTACTACTAGACGAAGACTTCTTACGTGAACATGCAGGTGTAAAAGACTTCTCAAAATACAACGTTGTGCCAGGCACTGCGCCACGGAGGATCATGCCCGCGTCTCTTCCAGACCTGACGGTAGTAGAGCAAGCAGACGAGGGCAAAAG GGATGTCAACCTTTGCGGCCATGCATGA